One Paralysiella testudinis genomic window, GCTGCAGCGCAACTGGTCGCCGGTGCGCCTTTATTACTGTGCGATTTAATGCAAGGCCACAACATCGAGCGCATGGCAATGGTGCACTATGCCATCGGCCAAGGGCTGCCTGAAAGCCAAGGCGAAGCCTTACAGCGGCGTTTGCAAACTGAATTTTTTGCCCTAAGCGAAGCCGAACTGGCGCGGCTGGCACAGCAGGCCGGTTTCAGGCAGCCTGAAGTGTATTTCCGTGCCCTGGGTTTTGCCGCTTTTGTATTGTTGAAAGCAGAATAGAAGGAAACTTGATGAAAACCATCCAACTCAATGACCAAGCCTTGCCGGTGGCCAATATTTTCTGTATCGGCCGCAACTACCACGAGCACATCCGCGAGCTGGATAATGCCGTGCCCACCGAGCCGGTGGTGTTTTTAAAACCCACTTCGGCCTTGTTGGCAGCGGGCGAAGACATTGTTTTGCCGGCGTTTAGCAACGATGTGCATTATGAATGCGAGCTGGTGGTGTATATCGGGCGTGATGCGCACAACATCAGCGCTGCCGAGGCCTTGGCGCATGTGGGCGGCTACGCCATCGGCTTGGATTTAACCGCCCGCGATGTGCAAAGCGCAGCTAAGGCGCAAGGCCTGCCGTGGACGCAAGCCAAAGGTTTTCGCGGCGCGGCGTGTGTGTCGGCGTTTGTGGCGGCCGCGGCGGTAGACGATATTCAGGCACAGGCGTTTAGCCTGAGTGTCAACGGCCACACGCGCCAGCAGGGCGATAGTGCGCAGATGATTTTGTCGGTGGCGCAGCAAATTGCCTATTTATCGGCGGTGTACGGCTTGCAGGCGGGTGATTTGATTTACACCGGCACGCCGGCGGGCGTGGGCAAAATGGTGGCGGGCGATGAATTGCATTTGCGCTGGCCGCAGCAGGTGGAGGCCACGTTTCGCGTGCGCTAGGCTATTGTGCTTTTGATACCAATTCTAAAAAATAAGATAACAAGGCGGCGAGCCGCAGACAGTACATCTAGTACGGCAAGGCGAGCCAACGCAGTTAGGTTATTTTTTAGGATTGGTATGAGCAGGCATTATGCGCTTTGCTTCTAAGCAAATAGCCGATTGTGCTTTGTGTCAACAGCAAAGGCTTTTACAATAAGCGGTTTCGCCAGCCTGCAAATGGATGCATGGCGCTGGTAATAAATAAGGATTTTAAACATGAAAAAATTATTGGCATTTTCCGCCGTGGCCTTGCTGCTGGCGGCTTGCTCCGGCCAAGACAAAACCAACACCGCCGCGGCCAGTGCCGCTTCGGCACCGCCGGCCACAGCGGGCAATGATTTGCTGGCACGCATCGACAACAAAGGCACGATTACCGTGGGCACCGAAGGCACTTATGCGCCGTTTACCTACCACGACGAATCAGGCAAACTCACCGGCTATGATGTGGAAGTCACCCGCGCGGTGGCCGCCAAGCTCGGCTTTACGGTGGATTTTAAAGAAACCCAATGGGATGCCATGCTGGCCGGTTTGAAAGCCGGGCGCTTTGATGTGGTGGCCAACCAAGTGAGCCTCACCACGCCCGAGCGCCAAGCCACGTTTGATAAATCGGCCGATTACAGCTATTCCGGCCCGATGGCGCTGAATCGGGTGGGCGAAAAAACCTTTGCCGGCGTGGCCGATATTAAAGGCCAATCGGCTGCGCAAACCCTGAGCAGCAATTACGGCGAAATGGCGGTGGCCAACGGCGCCAAAGTGGTGCCGGTAGACGGGATGGCGCAAGCGCTCACGCTGGTGCAGCAAAAACGCGCCGACCTCACCCTCAACGATTCGCTGGCTTTGCTCGACTACTTAAAGAAAAATCCGCAATCAGGCCTGCAAGTGGCTTGGCGCGCGGATAGCGATGGCAAGCTGGGCGCCGGTTTTATCGTCAATAAAGGCAACGACAAGGCCTTGGCCAAAATCAGCGCAGCAGTGGAAGAGCTGCGTAAAGACGGCACTTTGAAAAAGCTGGGTGAAGAATTTTTTGGCGAAGATGTTAGCCAGAAATAAGCCTATTGCTGCTTAAAGCATAATGCCAAGGCTGCCTGAAATGTTTTCAGGCAGCCTGTTTGTGTATGATGGATAAC contains:
- a CDS encoding fumarylacetoacetate hydrolase family protein — translated: MKTIQLNDQALPVANIFCIGRNYHEHIRELDNAVPTEPVVFLKPTSALLAAGEDIVLPAFSNDVHYECELVVYIGRDAHNISAAEALAHVGGYAIGLDLTARDVQSAAKAQGLPWTQAKGFRGAACVSAFVAAAAVDDIQAQAFSLSVNGHTRQQGDSAQMILSVAQQIAYLSAVYGLQAGDLIYTGTPAGVGKMVAGDELHLRWPQQVEATFRVR
- a CDS encoding transporter substrate-binding domain-containing protein; this encodes MKKLLAFSAVALLLAACSGQDKTNTAAASAASAPPATAGNDLLARIDNKGTITVGTEGTYAPFTYHDESGKLTGYDVEVTRAVAAKLGFTVDFKETQWDAMLAGLKAGRFDVVANQVSLTTPERQATFDKSADYSYSGPMALNRVGEKTFAGVADIKGQSAAQTLSSNYGEMAVANGAKVVPVDGMAQALTLVQQKRADLTLNDSLALLDYLKKNPQSGLQVAWRADSDGKLGAGFIVNKGNDKALAKISAAVEELRKDGTLKKLGEEFFGEDVSQK